The DNA region GTTATGGTATCAAGGGGAGACCGGGCACAGGGTGTGTTCCTCAGGGGGATAGATCCCTCCTATGAAGAGGAGACGACAAGCCTCAGAAAGTATATGAAGGTGGGAACACTGGAGGATCTGGTAAGCGGGAAGAATACCGATGGAATAATAATCGGACAGGAACTCTCCTCCTTGCTCAGGGCCTATGTCGGTGATGAGGTGAATGTCATATCACCTATTCAGACGATAGGCCCGATGGGGATGCTTCCGCGTGTAAGAAAGTACAACGTGGTCGGTATCTTCGAGGTGGGGATGTATGAGTACGACACCAATCTCGTGCTGACGTCCCTGGCGTCTGCACAGAGGTTCTTCAGGCTGGGTAATGCTGTTACGGGTATAGAACTGAGGGTCTCCGATATTTACCGTGCCTCCGAGGTGAGGAAGGATATTAAGTCAATCCTCGGTCCGGGGTATTACGGACGTGACTGGATGCAGATGAACCGGAACCTCTTCTCCGCCCTCAAGCTCGAGAAGTTTACCATGTTTGTAATACTTACCCTGATCATCCTTGTTGCGTCATTCAACATAGTAAGCACCCTCACAATGAACGTTATCGAGAGGCAGAGAGAGATCGCAATACTCAAGGCCATGGGGGCAACCAGAGGTGGCATCATGGGGATCTTCATGTTGCAGGGTCTCCTGATAGGGCTTGTTGGTACCTTAATAGGGGTTACCAGCGGCTATCTCATCGGATATCTGATAAATACGTTTGAGATCATAAAGTTGCCCGCCGATGTCTATTACCTCAGTCACCTGCCGGTGAAGATGAAGATAAGCGATTTTCTCGTGGTCTCAACCTCTGCTGTTGTAATAAGCTTCCTTGCCACCATATATCCTGCATATCAGGCGTCACGTCTTGACCCTGTGGAGCCTCTGAGATATGAATAGGAGAGGAGGTCTGTATGTGTAAGTTTATAAAAAGGATGATATGTCTCCTTGTCCTAATTGCCGTGGCGATCGGAGCCGTTGCCTTCCTCGAGGGTGGCGACCCCTTCAGGTGGCTTGGGAGACGGTCGGAGGAAACGGGTAAGGTTATACGGGAAAAGAGCGATAAGCTCGCCGATGAGGCGGATAAAATCAAGCGGACTACGAGGGATGTGAAGAAGGAGGTTGATGTGGTCAAACGGAAAACGGAAGAGTTCCTCAAAAAGAAACCGGGTAATTCCGACTGACGGTCGGTCCATTCAGAGGGCATGGTCGTAATATGAAACTTCTTCAGGTGACAGGACTGCGAAAGTCATTCCGTACCAGGGTGGGTGAACTGGAAGTGCTGTGTGGTATAGACATCGAGGTCGAGGAGGCCGAGATGGTTGCTATAGTAGGGGCTTCCGGAGTGGGGAAAAGCACCCTGCTTCACATACTCGGTACACTTGACAGGCCCACCCGGGGAAAGGTCTGTTATAGGGGGGAGGATGTTTTTGCCCTTGCTGAGGGACCCCTCTCCAGGTTCAGGAATAGGGAGATCGGTTTTGTCTTTCAGTTTCATCACCTCCTGCCTGAATTTACCGCCCTCGAGAATGTGATGATGCCCGGTCTCATAAGCGAACTTGAGCTTGATGAGGTCAAGTCCAGGGCATCGGGTCTTCTTGATGAGCTTGGCCTTTCGGAAAGGATGCACCACAGGCCGGGGGAGCTTTCCGGAGGGGAGCAGCAGAGGGTTGCCATTGCCCGTGCATTGGTCATGGAACCCCTTGTGGTGCTCGCTGATGAACCGACAGGCAACCTTGACACAAAAACAGGAGGCCGCCTCTTTAATCTCATCGAGGACATAAACAGGAAGAAGGGAACGACCTTTATGATCGTCACTCACAATGATTCCCTTGCCACGAGGTGCTCGAGGATCGTGAGGATGGTCGACGGCAGGATTGTGTCCGGCTGACACAGGGTGTGTATCCGGCAGTTTCATCAAGGCCTGTCATCTTCTGTCCGGGATTTTCGTTTGCCTGTTTTTCACCCTGAATTGTCGATAGAGATTCCATCGATCCATGAAAAAGCCATTACCCACCTGCCCTCAGTTTGACTCACGACTCATACGGCGGATTTGGATTTCATGTGTTTATTTGACATTTCAGCCTGTATTCTTATACATTATTAGTCCACGGGGCGTAGCGCAGCCTGGTAGCGCGCCTGCTTTGGGAGCAGGATGTCGGAGGTTCGAGTCCTCTCGCCCCGACCACGCGCCTGTAGCTCAGCAGGATAGAGCAACTGACTTCTAATCAGTAGGCCGGGGGTTCGAATCCTCCCAGGCGCGCCATTTATTTCCAGAGGTTTACGAGGATTGGACATCTCCTTACACCTGTCTGCTTATATAGCTATTTGTAAAGTTGGCTTCTCTCCATCGATAGTGCTATCCAGTATATCAACCACCTTAACCTTAATGACTTGGTGCAATTGTGCATAACGGAGGTTCATTGAGAGGGTCTTA from bacterium BMS3Abin08 includes:
- the lolE gene encoding lipoprotein-releasing system transmembrane protein LolE, whose translation is MTKHYPIFIALRYLRSKKRHRAVSFNTIISIGGVALGVMALLVVLSVMSGFHDDLRNKILGVNAHVVVLNQGGPIDDYMEVMKRLKKQPLVTGASPFVLGQVMVSRGDRAQGVFLRGIDPSYEEETTSLRKYMKVGTLEDLVSGKNTDGIIIGQELSSLLRAYVGDEVNVISPIQTIGPMGMLPRVRKYNVVGIFEVGMYEYDTNLVLTSLASAQRFFRLGNAVTGIELRVSDIYRASEVRKDIKSILGPGYYGRDWMQMNRNLFSALKLEKFTMFVILTLIILVASFNIVSTLTMNVIERQREIAILKAMGATRGGIMGIFMLQGLLIGLVGTLIGVTSGYLIGYLINTFEIIKLPADVYYLSHLPVKMKISDFLVVSTSAVVISFLATIYPAYQASRLDPVEPLRYE
- the lolD gene encoding lipoprotein-releasing system ATP-binding protein LolD, producing MKLLQVTGLRKSFRTRVGELEVLCGIDIEVEEAEMVAIVGASGVGKSTLLHILGTLDRPTRGKVCYRGEDVFALAEGPLSRFRNREIGFVFQFHHLLPEFTALENVMMPGLISELELDEVKSRASGLLDELGLSERMHHRPGELSGGEQQRVAIARALVMEPLVVLADEPTGNLDTKTGGRLFNLIEDINRKKGTTFMIVTHNDSLATRCSRIVRMVDGRIVSG